The following coding sequences are from one Paenibacillus sp. FSL R5-0912 window:
- a CDS encoding ABC transporter ATP-binding protein, producing the protein MVIHVDQLSKSFDYYKKETGIRNSIKNLFHREKLTKDAVNKVSFDIHEGEMVAFLGPNGAGKTTTLKMLSGILYPSGGSAEVLGYTPWDRENDFKKQFSIVMGQKNQLWLDLPASDSLYLNKCIYEISDQKYKDTLDELVTLMDVRHLLHVQVRRLSLGERMKMELIAALLHRPRIIFLDEPTIGLDLVSQKNIREFLKAYNHEFRTTLLLTSHYMKDIEDLCKRTIVINQGKLVYDGEIRKINEVMNEKKRMKLTFSAIVDRKDLAVMGSIKEYSGYDVILEVERAKFKEYSRMAMDHFPVIDLNLEDIPLEEAIARLYEQPEPRG; encoded by the coding sequence ATGGTCATTCATGTGGATCAATTAAGCAAGTCCTTTGACTACTACAAAAAAGAAACGGGAATCCGAAACTCCATCAAGAATCTGTTCCACAGGGAGAAATTAACCAAGGATGCCGTGAACAAGGTCTCGTTCGATATTCATGAAGGCGAGATGGTTGCGTTTCTGGGGCCGAACGGAGCAGGCAAAACCACCACTTTGAAAATGCTCTCCGGCATCCTGTATCCGAGTGGCGGCAGTGCTGAGGTACTGGGCTACACGCCTTGGGATCGGGAAAATGACTTCAAGAAGCAATTTTCCATTGTCATGGGCCAAAAAAACCAGCTGTGGCTGGATCTGCCGGCAAGTGATTCCCTGTATCTGAACAAATGTATTTATGAAATCAGCGATCAGAAGTATAAGGATACCCTTGACGAATTAGTGACGCTGATGGATGTCAGGCACCTGCTGCATGTACAGGTCCGAAGACTGTCCTTGGGTGAACGGATGAAGATGGAGCTGATCGCTGCTTTGCTGCACCGGCCCAGGATTATATTTCTGGATGAGCCGACGATTGGCCTGGATCTGGTGTCACAGAAGAACATCCGCGAGTTCCTCAAGGCTTACAATCATGAATTCCGCACAACGCTGCTGCTGACGAGCCACTATATGAAGGATATTGAAGATCTGTGTAAGCGGACCATCGTGATCAATCAGGGCAAGCTGGTGTATGACGGGGAGATCCGCAAAATCAACGAGGTCATGAATGAGAAAAAACGAATGAAGCTGACCTTCTCGGCCATCGTCGACCGGAAGGATCTGGCCGTTATGGGTTCTATTAAAGAATATAGCGGCTATGACGTCATTCTCGAAGTGGAGCGCGCGAAGTTCAAAGAGTATTCCAGAATGGCCATGGATCACTTTCCCGTCATTGATCTGAATCTGGA
- a CDS encoding FkbM family methyltransferase, producing MPEETRYEQIQRMFWEKRVEAVQLLRRVLKEQVEQIEIHQAETRIRLTDGRRFLWDTGHLNSLGFLMRDGFVEREESRLLSILIREGFEVLDIGANYGWYSTLFAQAVGQGGRVHSFEPVSPTFAELARNIQLNNLQNVVLNQLALSDYNGEAEIYLPVRSGSEDAALVIDRALQHETYRCRVQTLDTYIEQQHISHIDLMKIDIEGGELKALKGFEQYLQQHHEKPMLMLEATEALAMRFGNSISDLFRFLQQYQYQLFQLAAEELVELDSAAELTAQNIFGLQPEHIRIYSPFIRLITIAK from the coding sequence ATGCCGGAAGAAACCAGGTACGAGCAGATCCAGCGGATGTTTTGGGAGAAGAGGGTCGAGGCTGTCCAATTGCTTAGACGGGTGCTTAAAGAGCAGGTGGAGCAGATTGAAATTCATCAAGCGGAGACCCGGATCAGGCTGACGGACGGGAGACGGTTTCTTTGGGATACCGGGCACTTGAACAGTCTTGGTTTTCTCATGCGGGATGGATTTGTGGAGCGCGAAGAGAGCCGGTTATTGTCCATTCTGATCCGTGAAGGATTTGAAGTATTGGATATCGGGGCGAATTATGGATGGTATTCCACGTTATTCGCACAAGCGGTAGGGCAGGGGGGCAGAGTTCATAGCTTTGAGCCGGTAAGCCCCACCTTCGCTGAACTGGCAAGAAACATCCAATTAAATAACCTGCAGAATGTAGTTCTCAATCAGCTTGCGCTGTCTGACTATAACGGGGAAGCGGAGATCTACCTGCCTGTACGAAGCGGATCGGAGGATGCTGCGTTGGTGATTGACCGGGCCTTGCAGCATGAAACCTACCGTTGCCGGGTGCAAACTCTGGATACGTACATTGAGCAGCAGCATATCAGTCACATTGACCTGATGAAAATCGATATTGAAGGCGGCGAATTAAAAGCATTAAAGGGATTTGAACAGTATTTGCAGCAGCATCATGAGAAGCCCATGCTCATGCTGGAAGCGACGGAGGCTCTGGCAATGCGGTTCGGAAATTCGATAAGTGATCTGTTCCGGTTTTTGCAGCAGTATCAGTATCAGCTCTTTCAACTGGCCGCAGAGGAGCTTGTGGAGCTGGACAGTGCTGCGGAGCTTACGGCACAGAATATATTTGGTCTTCAGCCGGAGCATATCCGGATATACAGCCCGTTCATCAGATTGATAACCATTGCAAAGTAG